CGAGTGGTCCGGCGCCGAGCTCGCCGACCGGCTGGAGGTCACCGGGCGGACCGTGCGGCGGGATGTCGAGCGGTTGCGGGAGCTCGGCTATCCGGTGTCCTCGACGACCGGGACCGCGGGCGGGTACCGGCTGGCCTCCGGCAAGAACCTGCCGCCGCTGCTGCTGGACGACGACGAGGCCGTGGCGGTGGCCGCCGGGCTGCTCACCGCCGCCAGCGGGAGCGTCACCGGCATCGAGGAGAGCTCGATCCGCGCGCTGGCCAAGCTGGAGCAGGTGCTCCCGGCCCGGCTGCGCAGCCGGGTGGCGGCCGTTTCCGGGGCCACCGTGCCGATGGTGGTGCGCGACGGCCCGCAGGTCGACGCCGCGACGCTGGCCACCGCCGCAGCGGCCTGCCGGGATCGCGAAGTGCTGTCCTTCGACTACGTCAAGCGCGACGGCACGGCGCAACCCCGCCGGGTGGAGCCGCACAGCCTGGTCGCCGTCGTCGGCCGGTGGTACCTGATCGCCTTCGACCCGGAGCGCGACGACTGGCGAACCTTCCGCGCCGACCGCCTGCACGGCCTGCTGGCCACCGGCCGCCGCTTCGAGCCGCGCGAGCTGCCCGCCGCCGACGCCGCGGACTACCTCCGCCGCTCCATCGCCGACGCGCCCTACCGCTACACCGCGCGGGTAGCGGTGCGAGCGCCCGCGGAGTCGGTGCGCGAACACCTGCACCCGCTGCTGCCGGGCCGGGTCTCCGCGACCGGCGCCGACAGCTGCGCCGTCGAGCTCGGCGAGGACTCGTTGTCCCAGTTCACCCGGCACATCACCGCTCTGGCCACCCTCGGCGCCGAGTTCACCGTCGAGGCCTCCGACGAGCTGCGGGAGCAGTTGCGCGCCGCCCTGCGCCGGGGGCTCGACGCGGTGGGCTGACGCCCGGCGGCTCCGCCATCCGCGCAGAATTCGCCCAAGAGGCCGACCGTTTGCACCTTTTCTTCGAGGCCATCTCAGCCGACGTGAAGTCCTGAGAGCACGATGATCAGGAGCGAAACAATGGGTGTCAGCGGCGTACTCCAGGGCCACCACGCAGGGAGCCGAACCTGGACCACACCGCCCCGCAAGTGGACCACCGTCCTGCGCATGGACGAATGCCCGCAGGGCGGCGGCCACGCCCCGATCCCGAAGCAGGGCGGCGGTCTGGTCTGCATCAAGTGCGGCCAACCCTGCTAGCCGGGCCGGCTCCCCCGCGCGGGGGAGCCGAAGACCGGTCGCGTCGGCGATGCGCCGCCACCTCCGCACCGGGAACGTGGTCGCATGCTTCTCCGAATCGTCGCCGTGCGGGCAGCACCGGTGCTTACCTCGCCGACGGTCGGCCGATCAGGACCGACTGCGCGGACTTCGCCGCCTCGGGTGCGGGCCCGGCGCCGACATGAGCCGGTACCTGATCGCCCAGCTCGCGCAGGATCCCCAGCTCGGCCCCGGTGTCGCCGCGGAGATGCAGCGGCAGGAGCGCACCGAGCACCCGATGCTGCCCGGAATGGGCTTCATGTTCGAGGAAAACCCCTGCTGGTGCTGTCCGCGCTGAGTGTTCCGCTCGCCGCCGGGCTGCTGGCGTTTACCGTCGCGGCCTGGTGGCGGTTGCCGGGCCGCATCGGCTACGCGGTCGTCGCGCTGGCGGTGACGGCGTTCGCGATCACCTACGACCTGGTCGGCCCGCCCTTCACGTGAGCATAGGATTCGTCGCGCCATGCCGTTGACCACGCAAGACTGCGCCGGGTGCCAGCGCTCGGTGACCTCCAGGGTCGCCGACGTTCCGCCCTCGTCGAAGCCGTCGGCCACCGCCCGAAGCGGAGGTCACCGCCTACCGCATCATGCAGGAAGCGCTCACGAATGTCGTCAAGCACGCTCGCGCCGAGTCGGTCGCCGTCGAGCTGGGTTCGGAGGAGGACGCCTTGCTGATCGCGATCACCGACGACGGCCGGGAGCGGCCGCGCGCGGCGGACGGTCGCGGCCTGATCGGCAACCGGCAGCGGCCGCGCGTCTGCGGCGGAACGACTTCGCTCGATCCGGCGGTCAGCGGCCGCGGGACCGCGCGGTTGCCGGTGGTGGTCGCATGAGCATCCGGGTCGTGGTCGCCGATGACCAGGAGCTCGCCCGCAGCGGGATCGCGATGATCCTCGATGCCCAGCCGGACATCACCGTGGTCGCCGAGGCCGAGGACGGCGCGGCGGCCATCGAGGCGGTGCGGCGGCACGAACCGGACATCGCGCTCGTCGACGTCCGGATGCCGAACGTGGACGGGATCGAGGCGACCAAGATCATCTGCGCCACGACCGCCACCAAGGCGCTCGTGCTGACCACCTTCGACAACGACGACTACGTCTACGGCGCGCTGCACGCCGGTGCCAGCGGATTCCTGCTCAAGGACACCCGCCGCGACGACCTGGTCCACGCCGTGCGGGTCGTGTGCGCCGGGGAATCGCTGCTCGCGCCGACGGTGACGCGGCGGCTCATCGACGACGTCGTCCGGCGCAACGCCCGCCCGCCGGTCAGCCCTCGCGGTCTGGAGGCGCTGACCGGCCGGGAGCGGGAGATCCTCGCGCTGCTCGGCAGGGGCATGTCGAACGCGGAGATCGCCGCGGAGCTGGTGGTCAGCGAGCACACGGTGAAGAGCCACGTCAGCAACGTGCTGGCCAAGCTCGGCCTGCGGGACCGGATCCAGGCGGTCATCTGCGCCTACGAATCCGGTCTCGTCCAGCCCGGTTCCTGATCTCAGAGCCCGTCGGCGAAGCTGTCCGCGCTTGTGCAAGCGGCGCGCCAGCCGCTTTGAGCACGTACGCAGCTTGCACAGGCTCTCAGGCGGCGGCCAGCACCAGGCCGCTGGTGGGCACTCCGGTGCCCGCGGTGACCAGGACGTGGCCGACGTCGGCCACCTGGTTGACCGCCGTGCCGCGGATCTGGCGGACCGCTTCGGCGATGCCGTTCATGCCGTGGATGTAGGCCTCGCCCAGCTGACCGCCGTGGGTGTTCAGCGGCAGCCGGCCGCCGAGCTCGATCGCGCCGTCGGCGATGAAGTCCTTGGCCTCGCCGCGCCCGCAGAAGCCCAGCTCTTCCAGCTGCACCAGCACGAACGGGGTGAAGTGGTCGTAGAGGATGCCGACCTGCACCTCCTGCGGCCCGATCCCCGCCTGCTGCCACAGCTGCCGGGCCACCACGCCGAGCTCCGGCAGCTCGGTGAGGTCGTCGCGGTAGTAGCTGGTCATGGTGAACTGATCGCTGCCGCTGCCCTGCGCCGCGGCGGCCACCAGGGCGGGCGGGTTCGGCAGGTCGCGCGCCCGCTGCGGGCTGGTCACCACGATGGCCACACCGCCGTCGCTCTCCTGGCAGCAGTCCAGCAGTCGCAGCGGTTCGGTGATCCAGCGCGAGGCCTGGTGGTCGGCCAGCGTGATCGGCCGCTGGTAGAACCAGGCGTTCGGGTTGGTCGCCGCGTGCTTGCGGTCGGCCACCGCCACCCGGCCGAAGTCCTCGCTGGTCGCGCCGTAGGCGTGCATGTAGCGGCGGGCGAACATGGCAACCTGCGCGCCGGGCGTGGCCACGCCCATCGGGTAGGTCCAGCTGTTGTCCAGGCCCGTCGAGGTCGGTGCGCCGGCGAGCGCGGACTGCACCTGGCCGAAGCGGTTGCCGGAGCGCTCGTTGAACGCCCGGTAGCAGACCACCACCTCGGCCATCCCGGTGGCGACCGCCATCGCGGCCTGCTGCACCGTCGCGCACGCCGCGCCGCCGCCGTAGTGGATCCGGCTGAAGAAGCTCAGCTCCGGGATGCCCAGCTCGCGCGCCACCGCGACCTCGGTGTTGGTGTCCATGGTGAAGGTGACCAGGCCGTCCACATCGGACGGTTCCAGTCCGGCGTCGGCGAGCGCGGCGCGCACCGCCTCGGCGGCCAGCTGCAGCTCGCTGCGCCCGGA
This portion of the Saccharopolyspora antimicrobica genome encodes:
- a CDS encoding helix-turn-helix transcriptional regulator, producing the protein MLSLLQSRREWSGAELADRLEVTGRTVRRDVERLRELGYPVSSTTGTAGGYRLASGKNLPPLLLDDDEAVAVAAGLLTAASGSVTGIEESSIRALAKLEQVLPARLRSRVAAVSGATVPMVVRDGPQVDAATLATAAAACRDREVLSFDYVKRDGTAQPRRVEPHSLVAVVGRWYLIAFDPERDDWRTFRADRLHGLLATGRRFEPRELPAADAADYLRRSIADAPYRYTARVAVRAPAESVREHLHPLLPGRVSATGADSCAVELGEDSLSQFTRHITALATLGAEFTVEASDELREQLRAALRRGLDAVG
- a CDS encoding response regulator translates to MSIRVVVADDQELARSGIAMILDAQPDITVVAEAEDGAAAIEAVRRHEPDIALVDVRMPNVDGIEATKIICATTATKALVLTTFDNDDYVYGALHAGASGFLLKDTRRDDLVHAVRVVCAGESLLAPTVTRRLIDDVVRRNARPPVSPRGLEALTGREREILALLGRGMSNAEIAAELVVSEHTVKSHVSNVLAKLGLRDRIQAVICAYESGLVQPGS
- a CDS encoding lipid-transfer protein gives rise to the protein MSGFSGSAAVVGIGATEFSKGSGRSELQLAAEAVRAALADAGLEPSDVDGLVTFTMDTNTEVAVARELGIPELSFFSRIHYGGGAACATVQQAAMAVATGMAEVVVCYRAFNERSGNRFGQVQSALAGAPTSTGLDNSWTYPMGVATPGAQVAMFARRYMHAYGATSEDFGRVAVADRKHAATNPNAWFYQRPITLADHQASRWITEPLRLLDCCQESDGGVAIVVTSPQRARDLPNPPALVAAAAQGSGSDQFTMTSYYRDDLTELPELGVVARQLWQQAGIGPQEVQVGILYDHFTPFVLVQLEELGFCGRGEAKDFIADGAIELGGRLPLNTHGGQLGEAYIHGMNGIAEAVRQIRGTAVNQVADVGHVLVTAGTGVPTSGLVLAAA